Proteins co-encoded in one Waddlia chondrophila WSU 86-1044 genomic window:
- a CDS encoding CTP synthase has translation MSTKYIFFTGGVCSSLGKGLTAASTALLLEKKGLRVAMLKLDPYLNVDPGTMNPFQHGEVYVTDDGAETDLDLGHYYRYSNSPLSKASNATSGQIYNTVIKRERHGDYLGNTVQVIPHITDEIKRRILNCARQEDGIDILIIEIGGTVGDIESLPFLEAIRQFRNENERNCISIHLTYVPYIKAAGEVKTKPTQHSVQSLREIGLYPDIILCRSEMTLPDSVKDKISLFCNVNRKAVIEEVDVEHSIYEVPLELKNQGLDSMIMELLHLEDKEIDMSEWIKIVDTIKNPKGKITVGVVGKYVKHQDAYKSVFEALDHGALAHGYELEIKRFEADKVLTAADLEQAFGRCDGYLIPGGFGERGWEGKIQAAKYCRENKIPYFGICLGMQVMSVEFARNAAKLEDANTTEVDPGTSTPIISLLSEQQQVSDMGGTMRLGAQDCLIEKGSKAFEIYDSEKISERHRHRYEFNSKYKELMEKAGLRISGKHAETKLCEIVEVEDHPWMIGVQFHPEFKSKPTAPHPLFRSFIEAAIKRKTSS, from the coding sequence ATGAGTACTAAATATATATTTTTTACCGGAGGAGTTTGCTCCTCCTTAGGAAAAGGTTTAACCGCAGCATCAACTGCGCTGCTATTGGAAAAGAAAGGGCTAAGAGTAGCGATGCTGAAACTTGATCCTTATCTAAATGTGGATCCAGGGACAATGAATCCCTTTCAACATGGAGAAGTCTATGTCACCGATGACGGCGCTGAAACAGACCTTGACCTTGGGCACTACTACCGTTATAGCAACTCCCCTCTTTCTAAAGCTTCCAACGCAACTTCTGGACAAATCTACAACACGGTTATTAAAAGAGAAAGACACGGTGATTATTTAGGCAATACCGTTCAAGTCATTCCTCATATCACAGATGAAATCAAACGCCGCATTCTTAACTGCGCACGGCAAGAAGACGGAATAGACATTCTGATTATCGAAATTGGCGGCACCGTTGGAGATATCGAATCTCTGCCGTTTCTCGAAGCGATCCGGCAATTTCGCAATGAAAACGAGAGAAACTGCATTAGTATTCACCTCACCTATGTGCCTTATATTAAAGCTGCTGGCGAGGTCAAAACCAAACCTACACAACATTCTGTACAAAGCTTAAGAGAGATCGGCCTCTATCCCGACATCATCCTTTGCCGCTCGGAGATGACGCTGCCTGATAGTGTTAAAGATAAGATCAGTCTTTTCTGCAATGTCAACCGCAAAGCTGTTATCGAAGAGGTCGACGTGGAGCATTCCATCTACGAAGTGCCTTTGGAACTAAAGAATCAAGGGTTGGATTCGATGATTATGGAGCTTTTACATCTCGAAGACAAAGAGATCGATATGTCTGAATGGATAAAGATTGTCGATACGATAAAAAATCCCAAGGGAAAAATCACAGTAGGCGTTGTCGGAAAATATGTAAAACATCAAGACGCTTACAAGTCGGTATTCGAGGCGCTTGACCACGGTGCGTTGGCGCACGGATATGAGTTGGAAATTAAACGTTTTGAAGCGGATAAAGTGTTAACGGCAGCTGACCTGGAACAAGCGTTTGGCAGATGCGATGGGTACTTGATTCCAGGAGGATTCGGAGAGCGCGGCTGGGAAGGGAAAATTCAAGCAGCCAAATACTGTCGGGAAAATAAAATCCCTTATTTTGGGATTTGCCTAGGAATGCAAGTGATGTCGGTAGAATTTGCCAGAAATGCGGCAAAGCTTGAAGATGCCAACACAACAGAAGTTGATCCAGGAACCAGCACTCCGATCATTTCTCTCTTAAGCGAGCAGCAGCAAGTTTCCGACATGGGCGGTACCATGCGCCTTGGAGCGCAGGACTGCCTGATTGAGAAAGGTTCTAAAGCTTTTGAAATCTACGACTCAGAAAAAATCAGTGAACGGCACCGCCACAGATATGAGTTCAATAGTAAATACAAAGAACTGATGGAAAAAGCCGGTTTGCGGATTTCCGGCAAGCATGCTGAAACAAAGTTATGCGAAATCGTTGAAGTTGAAGATCATCCTTGGATGATCGGTGTGCAATTCCATCCGGAATTTAAGTCTAAGCCAACAGCTCCCCATCCTCTTTTTCGCTCTTTTATTGAAGCTGCGATTAAAAGGAAAACATCTTCATGA
- the ruvX gene encoding Holliday junction resolvase RuvX, whose amino-acid sequence MKTRIIGIDYGMKRIGLAISDETHLIASAIETFEASKKMEETVAALVKRLEEHQKEKGYELKEIVVGFPLKMNGKAGFISDEVTLFAETLSKALSIPIIKWDERLTSVQAERAMMEGSYNRKKRTKKLDQISAVIILQNYLDSKNLII is encoded by the coding sequence ATGAAAACGCGCATCATCGGCATTGACTATGGAATGAAAAGGATCGGCTTGGCTATTTCGGATGAAACCCATCTCATTGCCTCTGCCATTGAGACTTTTGAAGCGTCTAAAAAAATGGAAGAAACAGTTGCAGCATTAGTTAAACGCCTGGAAGAGCATCAAAAGGAAAAAGGATATGAGCTAAAAGAAATTGTCGTCGGATTTCCTCTTAAAATGAATGGAAAAGCAGGATTTATCTCTGACGAAGTGACGCTGTTTGCTGAAACGCTTTCGAAAGCGCTTTCAATCCCTATCATCAAATGGGATGAAAGATTGACTAGCGTTCAAGCAGAGCGTGCGATGATGGAAGGCTCTTATAATAGAAAAAAAAGAACGAAAAAACTTGACCAAATCAGTGCAGTCATTATTTTACAAAATTATTTAGACTCAAAAAATCTCATTATATGA
- a CDS encoding EVE domain-containing protein produces the protein MKYWLMKSEPGSYSIDDLRKDKKTTWEGVRNYQARNFMRDEMKVGDLALFYHSNALPSGVAGICEITKVGIPDDTSWNPKSKYYDPKTDPDNPRWIMVEVKFVKKFPAIIPLSELRKAPELKEMMILKKGSRLSITPLKKREFDYISSH, from the coding sequence ATGAAGTATTGGTTAATGAAATCAGAGCCCGGATCGTATTCGATCGACGATCTCCGGAAGGATAAAAAAACTACCTGGGAAGGAGTGAGAAACTATCAGGCACGCAATTTTATGCGCGATGAGATGAAGGTTGGAGATCTGGCTCTTTTTTACCATTCGAATGCATTGCCATCAGGTGTTGCAGGTATTTGTGAAATCACTAAAGTCGGAATTCCTGATGACACATCTTGGAACCCGAAAAGCAAATACTATGATCCCAAAACAGATCCTGACAATCCTAGATGGATCATGGTAGAAGTAAAATTCGTAAAAAAATTTCCAGCGATCATTCCTCTTTCGGAACTAAGAAAAGCTCCTGAATTAAAAGAGATGATGATCCTGAAAAAAGGCTCCAGACTGTCGATCACTCCCTTGAAAAAAAGAGAGTTTGATTACATCTCTTCACACTAA
- a CDS encoding class II glutamine amidotransferase: MCRFVGVLSKKTFLLSKFLDLPENSLIKQSKKSQEGNLGLHGDGFGIAWYNHNLLDPTPAIFKSIQPAWNDENLKSLVSKVETHCLIGHVRAATVGSVSRENCHPFSYRQWTCVHNGTIVDFDKLKQKTAASIPQDFYQSIKGQTDSEYLFYLLLSHHEPRLGFTNLPVSLSRAVSDFHYWQKELGLAMEYRINLLLTDGIRMMACRVCSPETHDCLSLNFYKDGESIVFSSEKLWESSEWRAMENNTMTLVDEDFNIETVPFVLQQHAYLV, encoded by the coding sequence ATGTGCAGGTTTGTCGGAGTTTTATCTAAAAAAACATTTCTTTTATCAAAATTTTTGGATCTTCCGGAAAACTCACTGATCAAGCAGAGCAAAAAATCTCAAGAAGGGAACTTGGGGCTGCATGGCGATGGTTTTGGAATCGCTTGGTACAATCACAATCTTTTGGATCCAACGCCTGCAATTTTCAAATCAATACAACCTGCTTGGAATGATGAAAACTTAAAGAGCTTAGTCTCTAAAGTGGAAACCCACTGCCTGATTGGCCATGTCCGTGCAGCTACAGTGGGTAGTGTCAGCAGGGAAAACTGCCATCCTTTCAGCTACCGTCAGTGGACTTGCGTGCATAATGGGACGATCGTAGATTTTGATAAGCTTAAACAAAAAACAGCTGCAAGCATTCCACAAGATTTCTATCAAAGCATTAAGGGGCAGACTGATTCTGAATATCTGTTTTATCTTTTACTTTCTCATCATGAGCCGCGATTAGGATTTACCAATCTGCCTGTTTCTTTGTCGAGAGCTGTTTCCGACTTTCATTATTGGCAGAAAGAATTGGGATTGGCGATGGAATATCGCATCAATTTACTGCTGACTGATGGAATTCGCATGATGGCATGTAGAGTTTGCTCTCCGGAAACACACGATTGTCTATCCTTGAATTTTTACAAAGACGGAGAATCTATCGTTTTTTCTTCCGAAAAATTGTGGGAGAGCAGTGAGTGGAGAGCGATGGAGAACAACACAATGACTCTAGTCGATGAAGACTTCAATATTGAAACTGTGCCGTTTGTTTTACAACAACATGCGTACTTAGTGTGA
- a CDS encoding ATP-grasp domain-containing protein: protein MKLGWIIYAKNETRLTTADYGVNRLREEARKRGVQIRVYSPDQFELIVNKNDRKSILINGKPEKLPDFVIPRMGSGTTYYALAVLRHLKHMGVYLCNGPESIEIVKDKLHMHQLLAQSNLPTPKTMLGKFPISPKFIREEIGFPVVIKNIVGTEGKGIYLCKDESDFEDIMDLIYSNNKSANIILQEYVASSCGVDLRIFMVGGKAIGAMKRKASKGFKANFTLGGTVEPFVLNNKLEWLASEVIRLANLDIAGIDVLFCDNDNYKICEVNSSPGFKGMELAQGKGIAGQIIDYILTTLPG, encoded by the coding sequence ATGAAACTTGGCTGGATTATTTATGCAAAAAACGAAACACGGTTGACGACTGCTGATTATGGAGTCAACAGGCTTAGGGAAGAAGCTCGAAAAAGGGGAGTGCAGATTAGAGTTTATTCGCCGGATCAATTTGAGCTTATCGTCAACAAAAACGATCGCAAAAGTATTTTGATCAATGGAAAACCGGAGAAACTACCTGATTTTGTGATCCCGCGCATGGGCTCTGGAACGACTTATTATGCTTTGGCCGTTTTGCGTCATTTAAAGCATATGGGTGTTTACTTGTGCAATGGCCCTGAATCGATAGAAATTGTCAAAGACAAGCTGCACATGCATCAGCTCCTTGCACAAAGCAATTTACCCACTCCGAAAACAATGCTGGGTAAATTTCCTATCAGTCCTAAATTCATTCGTGAGGAAATAGGATTTCCTGTCGTCATTAAAAATATCGTGGGAACAGAAGGAAAAGGAATTTACCTGTGCAAAGATGAGTCAGATTTTGAAGACATTATGGATCTCATCTATTCAAATAACAAAAGTGCAAACATCATTTTGCAAGAGTATGTTGCCAGTAGCTGTGGGGTGGATTTAAGAATTTTTATGGTTGGCGGCAAAGCGATTGGAGCGATGAAGCGGAAAGCAAGCAAGGGGTTCAAAGCTAACTTTACTCTAGGGGGGACAGTTGAACCATTTGTTCTGAACAATAAGCTTGAATGGTTGGCTTCTGAAGTGATACGGTTAGCTAATCTGGATATTGCAGGGATCGATGTCCTTTTTTGCGATAATGACAATTATAAAATTTGTGAAGTGAATTCTTCTCCAGGGTTTAAGGGGATGGAGCTTGCGCAGGGAAAAGGAATTGCCGGGCAGATCATTGACTATATTTTAACAACTTTACCAGGATAG
- a CDS encoding IS256 family transposase, giving the protein MKNDVIFLDKFHATSEMNSLLEQTLREGARLLLQQAIENEVNEYLESMKGRRDFEGRKQFVRNGYLPEREVQTGIGPISVKQPRIRNREECSEGYSSAILPKYLRRVPSLDAVIPALYLRGISTSNFQDALETIMGKDAKGLSAANITRLKQSWEQEYKDWNKRSLEGKRYAYIWVDGIYFNVRLGDDRICFLVILGALPNGKKELVAIHNGYRESKISWTEVLESLKRRGLCTAPELAIGDGALGFWSAIEEVFPKTKQQRCWVHKTANVLDKMPKSIQVNAKKAIHEIYMAPTKEDGLAAFEVFLKTYRDKYPKACACLEKDKAQLFTFYNFPAIHWQHVRTTNPIESTFATIRHRTRQTKGCGSVAATLTMVFKLATTAEKKWRKLKGCEMIEKVINGVVFKDGEEVLEKEKVA; this is encoded by the coding sequence ATGAAGAATGATGTCATTTTTTTGGATAAATTTCACGCAACAAGTGAAATGAACAGCTTGCTGGAACAAACTTTGAGGGAAGGAGCTCGCCTGTTGCTTCAACAGGCTATTGAAAATGAAGTCAATGAATACCTGGAATCGATGAAAGGCAGGAGGGATTTCGAAGGAAGAAAACAATTTGTCCGCAACGGCTACCTCCCTGAAAGAGAAGTACAAACAGGAATCGGACCGATATCAGTAAAGCAACCTAGAATTCGAAACAGAGAAGAGTGCTCTGAAGGGTACTCAAGCGCAATTCTTCCGAAATATCTAAGGAGGGTGCCATCTCTTGATGCGGTGATTCCAGCTCTTTACCTCAGGGGGATTTCTACAAGCAATTTCCAGGATGCACTTGAAACGATCATGGGCAAGGATGCGAAAGGATTATCCGCAGCTAACATCACTCGTTTAAAACAATCTTGGGAGCAGGAATACAAAGACTGGAACAAGCGCTCTCTTGAAGGAAAGCGCTACGCTTACATCTGGGTAGATGGGATCTATTTCAATGTTCGTCTTGGAGATGACCGAATTTGCTTTCTCGTGATTCTTGGCGCTCTTCCTAATGGTAAAAAGGAACTTGTGGCGATCCACAATGGTTATAGAGAGAGCAAAATTTCCTGGACAGAGGTATTGGAGAGTTTGAAGCGGCGCGGGCTGTGTACAGCTCCTGAGCTTGCGATAGGAGATGGTGCGCTTGGATTTTGGTCGGCAATAGAGGAAGTTTTTCCGAAGACAAAGCAGCAGCGGTGTTGGGTGCATAAGACGGCCAATGTGCTGGATAAAATGCCCAAAAGTATTCAAGTGAATGCGAAAAAGGCCATTCATGAAATTTATATGGCCCCTACCAAAGAAGATGGACTGGCGGCGTTTGAGGTGTTTTTAAAAACATACCGAGACAAATACCCCAAAGCCTGTGCTTGTCTTGAGAAGGATAAGGCGCAACTGTTTACCTTCTACAATTTTCCGGCGATCCATTGGCAGCACGTCAGGACAACTAACCCGATTGAATCGACTTTTGCAACAATAAGACACCGGACAAGGCAAACCAAAGGCTGCGGTTCAGTGGCTGCCACTTTGACAATGGTATTCAAGCTGGCTACTACAGCCGAGAAAAAATGGAGAAAACTCAAAGGTTGTGAAATGATTGAAAAAGTAATCAACGGAGTGGTCTTTAAAGATGGAGAAGAGGTTCTGGAAAAAGAAAAAGTAGCTTAA
- a CDS encoding hydroxymethylglutaryl-CoA synthase family protein gives MSTDVKVGISDIAIYLPRLKIDLETIIKKRASESDGKILEKVLKRALEKTGVLSMHFPESWEDSVTMAAQAALKLINRKRFNLKALRYLVSGTETTVDYSKPLSSYVIGILKKAGISLPQSISTFQTQHACAGGTVALMAISALLGFTQSSGESGIVLCSDIARYGKYTSAEMTQGAGAIALLTETDPKLIELDLKTAGYSSKDVDDFFRPLGSEIAKVKGGFSVRCYMEAMDSALVDLSSRSGKTPKEMLTSADMYALHVPYPKLPTNTMEYLLGKYVEMDKEAIEKILKEKGFYEMTAPASKSGNIYTGSMFMSLAFLLKNRYNQLGNAIVGKKILMGSYGSGNTMVFMSGIIAPSAPEVIKNWDLEEIWDHQKSTIQDYESWIESNGKTSEQYASLLESKRSSIQPDMFFLDRIREDGYREYSYSSQHS, from the coding sequence ATGTCAACAGACGTCAAAGTTGGCATTAGCGATATCGCCATTTATCTGCCACGTCTAAAAATCGACCTTGAAACTATCATTAAAAAGCGAGCAAGTGAATCCGATGGGAAAATTTTAGAAAAAGTTCTAAAAAGAGCTCTTGAAAAAACAGGCGTGCTTTCGATGCATTTCCCTGAATCTTGGGAAGATTCTGTCACAATGGCAGCACAAGCCGCTTTAAAATTAATTAACCGCAAACGATTTAATTTAAAAGCTCTGCGCTATCTAGTCTCCGGAACCGAAACAACTGTGGATTATTCGAAACCTCTTTCTTCTTATGTCATCGGCATCCTTAAAAAAGCGGGAATTTCCCTTCCCCAGTCCATTTCAACATTTCAAACCCAGCATGCATGTGCAGGTGGAACAGTTGCTCTGATGGCAATCTCTGCTTTGTTAGGATTTACGCAATCTTCCGGAGAGTCGGGCATTGTTTTGTGTTCTGATATCGCCCGCTATGGCAAGTACACATCTGCTGAAATGACTCAAGGAGCCGGAGCGATTGCTCTACTGACAGAAACCGATCCAAAACTCATCGAGCTTGACCTAAAGACAGCCGGATACAGTTCAAAAGACGTCGATGATTTTTTCCGTCCGCTTGGATCTGAAATTGCAAAAGTCAAAGGAGGATTTTCCGTCCGCTGCTACATGGAAGCCATGGATTCCGCTCTAGTCGACCTCTCCTCCCGTTCAGGTAAAACGCCAAAAGAAATGCTGACATCCGCGGACATGTATGCCCTGCATGTCCCTTATCCAAAACTGCCGACAAATACTATGGAATATCTGCTTGGCAAGTATGTAGAAATGGACAAAGAAGCGATCGAAAAAATCCTTAAAGAAAAAGGATTTTATGAGATGACTGCTCCCGCTTCCAAAAGCGGAAACATCTATACAGGCTCTATGTTTATGTCTCTGGCATTTCTTCTAAAGAACCGCTACAACCAGCTAGGAAACGCTATCGTCGGAAAGAAAATCCTGATGGGGTCTTACGGATCCGGCAACACAATGGTCTTTATGTCGGGGATCATTGCACCCAGTGCTCCGGAAGTGATTAAAAATTGGGATTTGGAAGAAATTTGGGATCATCAAAAGTCTACGATACAAGATTATGAATCATGGATCGAATCAAATGGAAAAACATCCGAACAATATGCCTCCTTGCTGGAATCCAAACGCTCTTCCATCCAGCCGGATATGTTTTTCCTAGATCGGATACGAGAGGACGGATATCGTGAGTACAGCTACTCCAGCCAACATTCCTAG
- the fni gene encoding type 2 isopentenyl-diphosphate Delta-isomerase → MSTATPANIPSRKQRHLDACMNQPVEGVGSTFFEDVMFVHRAMPELNFSEIDTSIEFLDKKISFPLFISCMTGGSDQGRLANRELAKAAQELNIPIGLGSIRVLFNHPERVDDFLLREYAPDIPIIANIGGAQIIELSMHEIREWLNKLEVDALTIHLNCGQELFQNGGDTRFRGIMDAIEKTIDNLSIPVIVKETGFGISPKEVKKLIAMGTHYVDLAGAGGTNWITVEQHINQTEDFASSAFMDWGTPTAILLDTVKKYRGKILSSGGLRSGMDLAKSIALGAHAGGMALPFIQASIDGGKEEAVVLGRTIEKVLKSTMLLTGSQTIEDLQQQPLIKSLEFEHFVQSLTRIDL, encoded by the coding sequence GTGAGTACAGCTACTCCAGCCAACATTCCTAGCCGCAAGCAGCGTCACTTAGATGCGTGTATGAACCAACCTGTAGAGGGGGTAGGATCCACCTTTTTCGAAGATGTGATGTTTGTCCATCGGGCAATGCCGGAACTTAACTTTTCTGAAATTGACACTTCAATAGAATTTCTGGATAAAAAGATCTCTTTTCCACTTTTTATTTCCTGCATGACAGGAGGATCGGATCAGGGAAGGCTGGCAAACCGCGAGTTGGCAAAAGCTGCTCAAGAATTAAACATTCCGATTGGATTAGGCTCTATAAGAGTGCTGTTCAATCATCCAGAAAGGGTCGACGATTTCCTGCTGCGAGAGTATGCCCCTGATATTCCGATTATCGCCAACATTGGAGGCGCTCAAATCATTGAACTTTCCATGCATGAGATCAGAGAATGGCTAAACAAGCTTGAAGTGGACGCTCTGACGATACATCTTAACTGCGGGCAAGAGTTATTTCAAAACGGCGGCGATACCCGTTTCCGCGGAATCATGGACGCTATAGAGAAAACAATCGACAACCTTTCAATTCCAGTCATTGTCAAAGAAACCGGTTTTGGAATCAGCCCTAAAGAAGTTAAAAAGCTGATTGCCATGGGAACTCATTATGTAGATCTTGCCGGTGCTGGCGGCACAAATTGGATAACCGTTGAACAGCACATCAATCAAACAGAAGACTTTGCAAGCAGCGCCTTTATGGATTGGGGCACGCCGACAGCGATTTTGCTTGATACTGTCAAAAAGTACCGGGGAAAAATTTTAAGTTCTGGAGGATTGCGCTCAGGCATGGATCTCGCAAAATCGATCGCCTTAGGAGCTCATGCAGGCGGAATGGCTCTCCCCTTCATCCAAGCTTCTATTGACGGAGGTAAAGAAGAAGCTGTCGTTCTTGGCCGCACCATTGAGAAAGTGCTCAAATCTACGATGTTGCTCACAGGTTCTCAAACCATCGAAGATTTGCAGCAGCAACCTTTGATCAAGTCGCTTGAGTTCGAGCACTTTGTTCAATCTCTTACCCGAATCGACCTGTGA
- a CDS encoding hydroxymethylglutaryl-CoA reductase, degradative, producing MIPSNFRKLTPVQRRDALKALYLIDDDELQLLANQTDLTELSDILVESSIGTFPIPLGIATGFLVDRCLKFIPMATEEPSVIAAASYAAHLIKAGEGFTTWADSPVMTTQIFLKEAKHLSLQTCKEKIGSHVNAIIPRMVQRGGGFRGVSTERKEDTLLVSIDVDVCDAMGANVMNTVAEGMKDYLSNLFEGRVLMSILTNASSKRKAGASFKVPVKLFRKGGLSGLEACQRIVEANQTAQLFPERAVTHNKGVMNGISALALATGNDTRAIESAAHFYAQKTGQYLPLTTYEISDNSLKGNIELPLALGTVGGTTSFWPASRFALKLLSCPDAQSLNKLAAALGLAQNLAALFALVSDGIQGGHMKLHAAKAAYAAGARGESIRQIGETLWNERKLDIEEAKKVLEKTTS from the coding sequence ATGATTCCTTCTAATTTTCGCAAGCTCACACCTGTCCAACGTCGAGACGCTTTAAAAGCTCTCTACCTGATTGATGATGATGAATTGCAACTTCTTGCAAACCAAACAGACTTGACAGAGCTTTCCGATATTCTGGTCGAATCATCGATCGGAACCTTTCCAATTCCTTTAGGAATCGCAACAGGTTTCCTGGTTGACCGCTGTCTAAAATTTATCCCTATGGCTACAGAAGAGCCTTCCGTCATCGCTGCCGCCAGCTATGCAGCGCATCTGATTAAAGCTGGTGAAGGGTTCACGACTTGGGCTGATTCACCAGTGATGACCACACAGATTTTCCTCAAAGAAGCTAAGCACCTCTCATTGCAAACGTGCAAAGAAAAAATCGGCTCGCATGTCAACGCGATCATTCCTCGAATGGTTCAACGCGGAGGCGGCTTCAGAGGTGTTTCAACAGAGAGAAAAGAAGACACATTACTCGTTTCGATCGATGTTGACGTCTGCGATGCCATGGGTGCGAATGTGATGAACACTGTTGCAGAAGGGATGAAGGACTATCTTTCAAACCTTTTCGAAGGCCGAGTGCTCATGTCCATCTTAACCAATGCATCTTCAAAAAGAAAGGCAGGTGCATCATTCAAAGTCCCGGTAAAGCTGTTCAGAAAAGGAGGCCTGTCCGGGTTGGAGGCATGCCAACGGATTGTCGAAGCAAATCAAACAGCTCAACTGTTTCCCGAACGCGCAGTCACGCATAATAAAGGGGTAATGAACGGCATTTCGGCACTAGCGCTGGCAACCGGCAACGATACGCGTGCGATAGAATCAGCAGCGCATTTTTACGCACAAAAAACAGGTCAATACCTTCCATTGACAACATACGAAATCTCAGACAACTCTCTTAAAGGAAACATAGAGCTTCCCCTTGCTTTAGGAACTGTCGGTGGAACAACAAGTTTTTGGCCCGCTTCTCGGTTTGCATTAAAATTGCTTTCCTGTCCCGATGCGCAATCTCTGAATAAGCTAGCTGCGGCTCTGGGGCTTGCCCAAAATCTGGCAGCTCTTTTTGCCCTTGTTTCTGACGGAATACAGGGAGGACACATGAAGCTGCACGCAGCAAAGGCAGCCTACGCCGCTGGCGCCCGCGGAGAATCGATTCGCCAAATAGGAGAAACTCTTTGGAACGAGAGAAAACTTGATATTGAAGAAGCAAAAAAAGTTCTGGAGAAGACAACATCATGA
- the mvaD gene encoding diphosphomevalonate decarboxylase, with protein MNAVTVETSPSLALIKYWGKSNTALNLPATSSLAVSLDTLRTKTTVSISEDDRIFINGKQAPIERFRSFFENFRKTTGSDQRFSAYSSTNFPVAAGLASSSSGFAALALGCARLINPEIPLETISSLARFGSASAARSLFGGFTILKKDAESSEPLNIDWPELRVIIGIVTNSSKEISSREAMECARETSPFYDSWLKKADEFFSQSVPAVQKRELNTLGPLIRQSYLSMFSTMLTSTPSTLYWKPESVALLHSCEELRQEGISIWETMDAGPQVKMVCLEHDLDSALQRLRAAHPLVEFLVSKAGGAPKA; from the coding sequence ATGAATGCTGTGACTGTAGAGACTTCTCCTTCGCTTGCCTTGATCAAATACTGGGGAAAAAGCAACACAGCTCTTAACTTGCCTGCAACATCGTCTCTTGCTGTGTCTCTGGATACCCTACGTACAAAAACGACAGTAAGTATTTCAGAAGACGACAGGATTTTTATCAATGGCAAGCAAGCACCGATAGAACGATTTCGCTCCTTTTTTGAAAATTTTAGAAAGACAACCGGTTCCGATCAACGCTTTTCTGCTTATAGTTCGACAAATTTTCCCGTTGCTGCCGGCCTGGCAAGCTCCTCTTCAGGCTTTGCTGCCCTTGCCCTCGGCTGCGCCCGTTTGATCAACCCGGAAATTCCTTTAGAAACGATCTCCTCTCTAGCGAGATTTGGTTCTGCATCTGCGGCCCGCTCGCTATTTGGCGGTTTCACGATTCTCAAAAAAGATGCAGAATCTTCCGAACCTTTAAACATCGACTGGCCGGAACTTAGAGTCATCATAGGCATCGTTACAAACAGCTCCAAGGAAATCTCTTCACGGGAAGCGATGGAATGTGCCCGAGAAACCTCTCCCTTTTACGACTCCTGGCTGAAAAAAGCAGACGAATTTTTCTCTCAAAGCGTGCCAGCTGTTCAAAAAAGAGAATTAAATACACTTGGCCCGCTCATCAGGCAAAGTTATCTTTCGATGTTTTCCACAATGCTGACAAGCACGCCATCAACACTTTATTGGAAGCCTGAAAGTGTTGCTTTGCTACACTCTTGCGAAGAGCTCAGGCAAGAAGGGATCAGCATTTGGGAAACAATGGATGCTGGACCGCAAGTGAAAATGGTTTGCCTGGAGCATGATCTAGACAGCGCTCTTCAAAGGCTTCGAGCAGCGCATCCGCTAGTTGAGTTCCTCGTATCTAAGGCGGGTGGAGCACCTAAGGCATGA